One window of the Amycolatopsis mediterranei genome contains the following:
- a CDS encoding PH domain-containing protein, with the protein MAYPDDLLSEQEHVVVHSHPHFKMLIFPTLALLVTVGAGTWLAILAKDAGSPWNTVGLIAIGVVALVLVVWLFLAPLVRWRTTHFIVTTDRLIAREGVLKRTGIDIPMGRINSVQFEHGLLDRVFGCGTLIIESASDEPLRFEDIPHVEKVHTVIYREVNDNPYDDYRPGAPQQPQQTTPLPPQGGGRPPRGERRR; encoded by the coding sequence TGCACAGTCACCCGCACTTCAAGATGCTGATCTTCCCGACGCTCGCGCTGCTGGTCACCGTGGGCGCGGGCACCTGGCTCGCGATCCTCGCGAAGGACGCCGGCTCGCCGTGGAACACGGTCGGGCTGATCGCCATCGGTGTCGTCGCGCTCGTGCTGGTCGTGTGGCTGTTCCTGGCGCCGCTCGTGCGCTGGCGGACCACCCACTTCATCGTGACGACGGACCGGCTGATCGCCCGCGAGGGCGTCCTCAAGCGCACCGGCATCGACATCCCGATGGGCCGGATCAACAGCGTCCAGTTCGAGCACGGCCTGCTGGACCGGGTCTTCGGCTGCGGCACGCTCATCATCGAGTCGGCGTCGGACGAGCCGCTGCGCTTCGAGGACATCCCGCACGTCGAGAAGGTGCACACGGTCATCTACCGCGAGGTCAACGACAACCCGTACGACGACTACCGGCCGGGTGCCCCGCAACAGCCCCAGCAGACCACGCCCCTGCCGCCCCAGGGCGGCGGCCGGCCGCCGCGTGGCGAGAGACGCCGCTGA
- a CDS encoding hydroxymethylglutaryl-CoA lyase — translation MGTRALGLPERVPSAGELPDSVTIWEVGPRDGLQNEKTIVPVEVKLEFLDRLAGAGLTTLEATSFVHPKWVPQLADAEQLLARLDRREGVRYPVLVPNEKGLDRALEAGVEHIAIFASATETFARKNLNSSLDEQFAMFEPVVTRAREAGLAVRGYLSMCFGDPWEGVVPAKQVADAGRRLLDMGCSQLSLGDTIGVATAGQVETLIGLFGDVGTLAVHFHDTYGQALANTLAALRCGVSTVDSSAGGLGGCPYAESATGNLATEDLVWMLEGLGVATGVNLDALVAASVWMAGQLGRPSPSRVVAAL, via the coding sequence ATGGGCACGCGCGCACTGGGACTGCCCGAGCGGGTCCCCTCGGCGGGGGAGCTGCCGGACTCCGTCACGATCTGGGAGGTCGGCCCGCGCGACGGGCTGCAGAACGAGAAGACGATCGTCCCGGTCGAGGTCAAGCTGGAATTTCTCGACCGGCTCGCGGGCGCCGGGCTCACCACGCTGGAGGCGACCAGCTTCGTCCACCCGAAGTGGGTGCCGCAGCTGGCCGACGCCGAGCAGCTGCTGGCCCGGCTCGACCGCCGCGAAGGCGTCCGGTACCCGGTGCTGGTCCCGAACGAAAAGGGCCTCGACCGGGCCCTCGAAGCCGGTGTCGAGCACATCGCGATCTTCGCCAGCGCGACGGAGACGTTCGCGCGCAAGAACCTCAACTCCTCGCTCGACGAGCAGTTCGCCATGTTCGAGCCGGTCGTCACGCGGGCCCGGGAAGCGGGCTTGGCCGTGCGCGGCTACCTCTCGATGTGCTTCGGTGACCCCTGGGAAGGCGTCGTACCGGCGAAGCAGGTCGCCGACGCCGGCCGTCGCCTGCTGGACATGGGGTGCTCGCAGCTTTCCCTGGGCGACACCATCGGCGTCGCCACGGCCGGGCAGGTCGAAACGCTCATCGGGCTGTTCGGCGATGTCGGTACTTTGGCCGTGCACTTCCACGACACCTACGGTCAGGCTCTCGCCAACACGCTCGCGGCGCTCCGATGTGGAGTGTCGACTGTGGACTCTTCGGCGGGCGGGCTCGGCGGCTGCCCCTACGCCGAATCGGCCACTGGGAACCTGGCGACCGAAGATCTGGTGTGGATGCTGGAGGGTCTCGGGGTGGCCACCGGTGTCAACCTGGACGCGCTGGTGGCGGCCAGCGTGTGGATGGCGGGACAGCTCGGCCGCCCGAGCCCGTCCCGCGTGGTCGCCGCACTGTGA